The window AGATAAGAAAATTTTATCCTTCTAAATTAGGTCAAGATATTAATAAATATTGTGAACCCTTTGTAGGTGCGGGAGCTGTATTATTTGATATTTTAAACAGTTATAATTTAAAAGAAATTTATATTAGCGATGTTAATAATGAACTTATAAATGTCTGAAAAACTATTCAAATTAATGTAGAACCTTTAATTTTTATTTTAAAAAAAATGGAAGATGAATATATTAATTTAGATGACGCAAAAAGAAAAGAATATTTTTATCAAAAAAGAAAAGAATTTAATAAATATATCTTGAGGGAAATAAATGATATTGTATATGGTTCTGCGTTATTTATTTTTTTAAATAGAACTTGTTTCAATGGATTATATCGTGTAAATAAAGATGGATTATTTAATGTTCCCATTGGAAAATATAAAAATCCTAAAATTTGTGATGAAGATAATTTGAGAAATATATCACTAAAGCTAAAAAATGTCATTATTTCTTGCTCAGAATATACAGAATCAGCATATTTCATCGATCAAAATACATTGGTATATTTTGATCCACCTTATAGACCGATAACTAAAACTGCATCTTTTACATCATATAGTAAATTTAAATTCGGGGATAAACAACAAATAGAATTAGCTGATTATTATACAAAATCATCAAATAAAGGCGCAATGTGTATTTTAAGTAATTCAGATCCTAAAAATAATGATAATTTAGATAATTTCTTTGATGACTTATATAAATTATTTAATATAAATAGAATAAGCACCAGCAGAAAAATAAACCCAAATCCAGATAAAAGAAAAAGTATTGTTACTGAATTATTAATAACAAATAATTTTAAATAGGTGATAATTAATGAACAGAGTTTTTGATGATTGATTAAACAGTTTTAGAGAAAGTATTTCTGATTATGAATACTATGTAGATTTTAAAAAAATTTATAAAAATGTAGATGAAATAAAAATAGAATTAAATATTTTAAATTCATTAATTGGTTCGAAGAATATACAAAAAGATTTCTTAAATCTAGTAAATAAATATCCCGAAATTTTAAAATGTATTCCTATTCTTATCGCAGTAAGAACTAATGATATATTTATTTTAGACAATCATAAAGAATTTAATTTTAGTTTTAATAAAATGAATTATTCTCCATTAGAATACCTTACCTTTATGCAAAAAATCGGTTTGTTTGAGTTGATGGAAACACGAAAAATAAGCAATTTATATGATTATGTATTAGGAATTGAAGTGGGATTAGATTCTAATGCTCGTAAAAATCG is drawn from Mycoplasma miroungirhinis and contains these coding sequences:
- a CDS encoding DNA adenine methylase, with the translated sequence MIKMKENIVPSTKLKPFIKWAGGKSALLDEIRKFYPSKLGQDINKYCEPFVGAGAVLFDILNSYNLKEIYISDVNNELINVWKTIQINVEPLIFILKKMEDEYINLDDAKRKEYFYQKRKEFNKYILREINDIVYGSALFIFLNRTCFNGLYRVNKDGLFNVPIGKYKNPKICDEDNLRNISLKLKNVIISCSEYTESAYFIDQNTLVYFDPPYRPITKTASFTSYSKFKFGDKQQIELADYYTKSSNKGAMCILSNSDPKNNDNLDNFFDDLYKLFNINRISTSRKINPNPDKRKSIVTELLITNNFK